One genomic segment of Fusibacter sp. A1 includes these proteins:
- a CDS encoding amino acid ABC transporter substrate-binding protein: MKRNLLKLTITMLVLTLGLTACTTGKVDTEVGTLSNGDKPIVKVGMSGGYKPYTFIDQNGELTGFDVAVWNAIGERIGAQIVFETSEFSGLFGKLDNSQLTTIANQITITDERKEKYLFSVPYVYYGAQLVVHSDNEDIVDLSSLIGKKVGVSLGSNYETIIREYDVENEIEIITYEDYQASLRDVSLGRIDAVLNDKLAGLTAVTESGLDIKLGGEPVSELFNAFPFIKTDDSQALLLQVNEVIESLKSDGTLSSISLEWFPIDITQE, encoded by the coding sequence ATGAAAAGAAATCTATTGAAACTAACGATCACCATGCTTGTACTGACATTGGGGTTGACTGCTTGCACCACAGGAAAAGTCGACACAGAGGTCGGTACACTCTCAAATGGCGATAAGCCCATTGTAAAGGTGGGAATGAGCGGTGGTTACAAACCCTATACTTTCATTGATCAGAATGGCGAACTCACAGGCTTTGATGTTGCCGTATGGAACGCAATCGGTGAAAGAATCGGGGCTCAGATCGTCTTCGAAACATCTGAATTCAGCGGTTTATTCGGAAAACTCGACAATAGTCAGTTGACCACCATCGCCAATCAAATCACGATCACAGACGAAAGAAAAGAAAAATACCTGTTTTCAGTTCCATATGTCTACTACGGAGCCCAGCTGGTCGTTCATAGCGATAATGAGGACATCGTAGACCTTAGTTCACTCATAGGAAAAAAAGTAGGTGTAAGTTTAGGATCCAACTATGAGACGATCATTAGGGAGTATGATGTCGAAAACGAAATTGAGATCATCACCTACGAGGATTACCAGGCTTCTCTTCGAGATGTCTCACTTGGCAGAATTGATGCGGTTCTTAACGATAAGCTTGCAGGACTTACCGCTGTGACTGAATCGGGTTTGGACATCAAGCTTGGTGGAGAACCAGTCAGCGAACTGTTCAACGCCTTTCCATTTATAAAGACAGACGATTCTCAAGCTTTGCTTTTACAAGTGAACGAGGTGATTGAATCATTGAAATCGGATGGTACGTTATCTTCCATTTCACTGGAGTGGTTCCCGATCGATATCACACAGGAGTAA
- a CDS encoding amino acid ABC transporter permease produces the protein MNEAFQLKAFISVIPKLIAALPITLAIASVAMLFGLLLGTVIGILRFKNRGVLTLPLAAYVSFFRGTPLMVQLFIFYYGLPQLIPGLASLSAVQAAILVMSINASAYISEVVRAALSSVPIGQFHASSAVGMTSWQTLTHVILPQAYRIAIPALGNTFISIIQGTSITFMLGVRDIMGTAKMNAAANYRFLETYLAVGLIYWSLTIVLSKINSHLEDHFSKGYKRK, from the coding sequence ATGAATGAAGCATTTCAACTAAAGGCATTTATCAGCGTCATACCAAAACTTATCGCGGCACTTCCAATCACCTTGGCGATTGCAAGTGTCGCCATGCTTTTCGGCTTGCTGCTTGGAACAGTGATAGGAATCCTGCGCTTCAAAAACCGTGGAGTATTGACCTTGCCACTGGCGGCATACGTCTCTTTCTTTAGAGGCACACCCCTGATGGTTCAGCTGTTCATTTTCTATTACGGGTTGCCGCAGCTGATACCTGGACTAGCAAGCCTAAGTGCGGTTCAGGCCGCTATCCTTGTGATGTCGATCAACGCGAGCGCCTATATTTCAGAAGTCGTACGGGCTGCCCTGTCCAGTGTGCCCATTGGACAGTTTCACGCCTCAAGTGCCGTTGGAATGACAAGCTGGCAGACACTCACTCATGTGATTCTGCCCCAAGCCTACAGAATAGCCATTCCAGCTCTTGGCAACACCTTTATCAGCATCATTCAAGGGACTTCGATCACCTTCATGCTTGGGGTCAGAGATATCATGGGAACAGCCAAAATGAACGCGGCGGCCAACTACCGGTTTTTAGAGACCTACCTTGCAGTAGGCCTGATTTATTGGTCGTTGACGATTGTGCTCAGCAAGATCAACAGTCATCTAGAGGATCATTTCAGCAAAGGTTATAAAAGAAAGTAG
- a CDS encoding amino acid ABC transporter ATP-binding protein — protein sequence MLLSLRNIHKSYGDLHVLKGIDLDIKSGEIIAVLGPSGSGKSTLLKTINFLETPQAGEYAFKGFRKKVAHITHNDHVDLRKLISMVFQNHNLFDHFTVRDNLSKPLRIVHHLSKKEATELAYKTLDTVGLSDKYDAYPSQLSGGQQQRVGIARAIAHQPDLVLFDEPTSALDPELVQEVLSVIQALSKTEMTMLIVTHEVQFALTVADRVLFMEDGLIIADQTSQQIRQEPHPRFEAYLKGLQTQSH from the coding sequence ATGCTGTTATCACTAAGAAACATACACAAAAGCTATGGTGATTTACATGTGCTAAAAGGGATCGACCTCGATATCAAGTCCGGAGAAATCATCGCAGTGCTTGGACCGAGCGGCTCTGGAAAGTCGACTCTGCTAAAGACCATAAACTTTTTAGAGACTCCGCAAGCCGGCGAGTACGCCTTTAAGGGCTTTAGAAAGAAGGTCGCACATATCACTCACAACGACCATGTGGATCTACGAAAGCTCATCAGCATGGTCTTTCAAAACCACAATCTCTTTGATCACTTCACCGTGAGGGACAACTTATCAAAACCGCTTCGGATCGTACATCATCTATCTAAAAAAGAAGCAACGGAATTGGCTTATAAAACGCTTGATACGGTAGGGCTGAGTGACAAGTACGACGCCTATCCCAGTCAGCTCTCAGGCGGTCAGCAGCAGCGCGTCGGAATAGCCAGGGCAATCGCCCATCAGCCCGATCTTGTGCTCTTTGACGAGCCCACATCGGCGCTTGATCCCGAACTGGTTCAAGAAGTCTTGTCCGTCATCCAAGCGCTGTCGAAAACGGAGATGACCATGCTCATCGTCACCCACGAGGTGCAGTTCGCGCTCACAGTAGCCGACCGTGTACTCTTTATGGAGGACGGACTGATTATCGCAGACCAGACTTCCCAGCAAATCAGACAAGAACCCCACCCACGCTTCGAGGCCTACCTCAAAGGACTTCAAACACAAAGCCACTAA
- a CDS encoding ketopantoate reductase family protein — MKISLIGLGAIGASYAAILNRHAGVDLTVVLDDDRLKRYREQELLVNGAVQTFNYVGANEASEPADLVIIAVKYQDLPDAIQAVKHHVGEQTTIMSLLNGIDSEEIIGEVYGMDKMLYSMCLGIDAQRSGLKVDYGSAGRIVFGEKSGELTDRVEKIKKTFELAGVPYECPKDMYKKLWWKFMINVCSNQPTAILGANYHYLNTQHGHELMAMIVQEVRAVALKKGVEITDEDFKAWLVILEKMVPESKTSMLQDIDAGRLTEVDMFAGVIRKLGAELGVSTPYNDMMYHMLKMKEQINRK, encoded by the coding sequence ATGAAAATCAGCCTCATCGGCCTTGGGGCGATCGGAGCTTCGTATGCGGCAATTTTAAACCGTCATGCGGGTGTCGATCTAACCGTCGTTTTGGATGACGACAGACTTAAGCGTTATCGGGAACAAGAGCTTTTAGTCAATGGAGCGGTGCAGACGTTCAACTATGTCGGTGCCAATGAAGCATCAGAGCCTGCCGATCTTGTGATCATCGCAGTAAAATATCAGGACCTGCCAGATGCAATTCAGGCTGTAAAACACCATGTGGGCGAGCAGACCACCATCATGTCGCTGCTAAACGGCATCGACTCTGAAGAAATCATCGGTGAAGTCTACGGAATGGACAAGATGCTATACAGCATGTGTCTTGGAATCGATGCGCAGCGAAGCGGGTTGAAAGTGGACTACGGCAGTGCCGGTCGAATCGTATTCGGTGAAAAATCAGGAGAACTGACAGACCGTGTTGAAAAGATCAAAAAAACGTTTGAGCTTGCAGGAGTCCCTTACGAATGCCCTAAGGACATGTACAAGAAGCTATGGTGGAAGTTTATGATCAATGTATGCAGCAATCAGCCGACGGCTATTCTGGGTGCGAATTATCATTACCTGAACACGCAGCACGGCCATGAACTGATGGCTATGATTGTACAAGAGGTAAGAGCGGTGGCACTAAAAAAAGGCGTCGAGATCACCGACGAGGACTTTAAGGCATGGCTGGTAATCTTAGAGAAAATGGTTCCTGAATCGAAAACATCGATGCTGCAAGACATCGACGCTGGACGACTCACGGAAGTGGATATGTTTGCCGGCGTTATCCGAAAACTTGGAGCGGAGCTAGGTGTTTCAACTCCCTATAACGACATGATGTACCATATGCTTAAAATGAAAGAACAGATCAATAGGAAGTAA
- a CDS encoding AbrB/MazE/SpoVT family DNA-binding domain-containing protein, producing the protein MKATGVVRKVDELGRVVLPIELRRTMGIDIKDPLEIFTEENSIILRKYEPACVLCGEAGNTTSFKGKLICQGCIDTFSKMEK; encoded by the coding sequence ATGAAAGCTACTGGAGTGGTAAGAAAAGTAGATGAGCTTGGTAGAGTAGTGTTACCTATCGAGTTGAGAAGAACGATGGGTATCGATATCAAAGACCCGTTAGAGATTTTCACTGAGGAAAATTCAATCATTCTTAGAAAATACGAGCCTGCTTGTGTACTTTGCGGTGAAGCCGGAAACACAACTAGCTTCAAAGGCAAATTGATATGCCAAGGATGTATCGATACATTCAGCAAAATGGAAAAATAG